A genomic window from Streptomyces sp. WMMC940 includes:
- a CDS encoding ABC transporter permease — MGRYVIRRLLQMIPVFVGATLLIFLMVNVMGDPIAGLCGERECDPATAAQLRKEFGLDKPVWQQYLTYMGNVFTGDFGTAFNGQPVTELMADAFPVTVRLTLVAIVFEIVIGIGLGVLTGLRRGRPADTGVLLATLVVIAVPTFVTGLLLQLLLGVKWGWIRPSVSSEAPLDELIVPGLVLAAVSLAYVTRLTRTSIAENRRADYVRTAVAKGLPRHRVMTHHLLRNSLIPVVTFIGADIGALMGGAIVTERIFNIHGVGYQLYQGILRQNTQTVVGFVTVLVLVFLLVNLFVDLLYAVLDPRIRYA, encoded by the coding sequence ATGGGACGTTATGTGATCCGGCGTCTGCTCCAGATGATCCCGGTCTTCGTCGGAGCCACGCTGCTGATCTTCCTGATGGTCAACGTGATGGGCGACCCGATCGCCGGGCTCTGCGGCGAGCGGGAGTGCGACCCGGCCACCGCGGCTCAGCTGCGCAAGGAGTTCGGCCTCGACAAGCCCGTCTGGCAGCAATACCTGACCTACATGGGCAACGTCTTCACCGGGGACTTCGGTACCGCCTTCAACGGGCAGCCGGTCACCGAGCTGATGGCCGACGCCTTCCCGGTCACCGTCCGGCTCACCCTGGTGGCGATCGTCTTCGAGATCGTCATCGGCATCGGCCTCGGCGTGCTCACCGGACTGCGCCGCGGCCGTCCCGCCGACACCGGCGTACTGCTGGCAACCCTGGTCGTGATCGCCGTTCCGACCTTCGTCACCGGGCTGCTGCTGCAACTCCTGCTGGGTGTGAAGTGGGGGTGGATCCGGCCTTCGGTGTCCTCCGAGGCCCCGCTCGACGAGCTGATCGTGCCCGGACTCGTCCTCGCCGCCGTCTCGCTCGCCTACGTCACCCGGCTGACCAGGACCTCCATCGCCGAGAACCGTCGCGCCGACTACGTCCGCACGGCCGTCGCCAAGGGCCTGCCCCGCCACCGCGTCATGACCCACCATCTGCTGCGCAACTCGCTGATCCCGGTGGTCACCTTCATCGGTGCCGACATCGGCGCCCTGATGGGAGGGGCCATCGTCACCGAGCGGATCTTCAACATCCATGGTGTCGGCTACCAGCTCTACCAGGGCATCCTCCGCCAGAACACCCAGACGGTCGTCGGTTTCGTGACGGTGCTGGTGCTGGTGTTCCTGCTGGTGAACCTGTTCGTCGATCTGCTGTACGCCGTACTCGACCCGAGGATCCGCTATGCCTGA
- a CDS encoding peptide ABC transporter substrate-binding protein, translated as MRGAAHVTRAACAVAVVLAAGACGGGGAPADGPDGIVTSSWGDPQNPLEPANTNEVQGGKVLDMIFRGLKRYDPKTGEAEDMLAERIDTTDSVDFTVTVKSGWTFSNGEPVTAKSFVDAWNYGAHLGNNQRNAYFFGYIEGYDQVHPASGQPTAQTMSGLKVTGERTFTVKLTQKFSTWPETLGYAAFAPLPSSFFSDHDAWLARPVGNGPYAVDSYTRGSRMSLRRWDGYPGDDKARNGGVDLMVYTDSNTAYTDLTAGHLDLVDDVPASQLRNVEADLGDRYINTPAGIIQTIAFPYYDPDWNKPGQEKVRRGLSMAIDRQQITDTIFQRTRTPAKDWTSPVLGPDGGYDASLCGGSCTYDPARARKLIAEGGGIPGGQVKITYNADTGSHKEWVDAVCNSINNALANDRACVGNPVGTFADYRNQITRSKMSGPFRAGWQMDYPLIQNFLQPLYYTNASSNDGKWSNEEFDRLVDQANAETDPARAVEIFKQAEGVVRDQMAAIPLWYQNGSAGYSERISNVSLNQFSVPVYEEITVG; from the coding sequence ATGCGCGGAGCCGCTCACGTCACCAGGGCCGCCTGCGCGGTCGCCGTCGTCCTCGCGGCCGGTGCCTGCGGGGGCGGCGGAGCCCCCGCAGACGGCCCGGACGGGATCGTGACGTCGTCCTGGGGAGATCCCCAGAACCCCCTGGAACCGGCGAACACCAACGAGGTCCAGGGCGGCAAGGTCCTCGACATGATCTTCCGGGGACTGAAGCGCTACGACCCGAAGACGGGCGAGGCCGAGGACATGCTCGCCGAGCGGATCGACACGACCGACTCCGTCGACTTCACCGTCACGGTCAAGAGCGGCTGGACCTTCTCCAACGGCGAGCCCGTGACCGCGAAGTCCTTCGTCGACGCCTGGAACTACGGCGCGCATCTGGGGAACAACCAGCGCAACGCCTACTTCTTCGGTTACATCGAGGGATACGACCAGGTCCATCCCGCGTCCGGACAGCCCACCGCGCAGACCATGTCCGGGCTGAAGGTCACGGGCGAGCGGACGTTCACCGTCAAGCTGACCCAGAAGTTCTCCACCTGGCCCGAGACCCTCGGCTACGCCGCCTTCGCGCCGCTGCCGAGCAGCTTCTTCTCCGACCACGACGCCTGGCTGGCCCGCCCCGTCGGCAACGGTCCGTACGCCGTCGACAGCTACACCAGGGGCTCCCGGATGTCCCTGCGCCGCTGGGACGGCTATCCGGGTGACGACAAGGCGCGCAACGGCGGCGTCGACCTGATGGTCTACACCGACAGCAACACCGCCTACACCGACCTGACGGCGGGACACCTCGACCTGGTCGACGACGTGCCGGCGTCCCAGCTCAGGAACGTCGAAGCCGACCTCGGCGACCGGTACATCAACACCCCGGCCGGCATCATCCAGACCATCGCCTTCCCGTACTACGACCCGGACTGGAACAAACCCGGGCAGGAGAAGGTCCGCAGGGGCCTGTCCATGGCGATCGACCGACAACAGATCACCGACACGATCTTCCAGCGGACCCGCACCCCCGCCAAGGACTGGACCTCGCCGGTCCTCGGCCCCGACGGGGGCTACGACGCGTCGCTGTGCGGCGGCTCGTGCACCTACGACCCCGCCCGGGCGAGGAAGCTGATCGCCGAGGGCGGCGGCATCCCCGGCGGCCAGGTGAAGATCACGTACAACGCCGACACCGGCTCCCACAAGGAGTGGGTCGACGCCGTGTGCAACTCCATCAACAACGCGCTCGCCAACGACCGGGCCTGCGTCGGCAATCCCGTCGGCACTTTCGCCGACTACCGCAATCAGATCACGCGGTCGAAGATGAGCGGCCCCTTCCGGGCGGGCTGGCAGATGGACTACCCGCTCATCCAGAACTTCCTCCAGCCGCTCTACTACACCAACGCCTCCTCCAACGACGGCAAGTGGAGCAACGAGGAGTTCGACCGGCTGGTCGACCAGGCCAACGCGGAGACCGACCCCGCCCGGGCGGTCGAGATCTTCAAGCAGGCGGAGGGCGTGGTACGGGACCAGATGGCGGCCATCCCGCTCTGGTACCAGAACGGCAGCGCCGGCTACTCCGAGCGGATCTCCAACGTCTCCCTGAACCAGTTCAGCGTCCCCGTCTACGAAGAGATCACCGTCGGCTGA
- a CDS encoding ABC transporter permease, with product MPDAQYDGGGAIAPTGGGGAMDLATAEGETLEKAPAGPPGSGPAGRPRSLWSDAWHDLRRNPVFVIAALVILFLVVISIWPQLIASGNPLDCDLAKAQQGSQPGHPFGFDGQGCDVYTRTVHGARTSVTVGVCATLGVALLGSVLGGLAGFFGRAPDALLSRLTDVFFAVPVVLGGLVLLSVVTSNTVWPVIGFMVLLGWPQISRIARGSVITVKQNDYVQAARALGASPARLLLKHVLPNAVAPVIVVATIALGTYISLEATLSYLGVGLRPPTVSWGIDISAASPYIRNAPHMLLWPAGALAVTVLAFIMLGDAVRDALDPKLR from the coding sequence ATGCCTGATGCCCAGTACGACGGCGGAGGGGCCATCGCGCCGACCGGTGGCGGCGGAGCCATGGACCTGGCCACCGCCGAGGGCGAGACCCTGGAGAAGGCGCCCGCCGGCCCGCCCGGGTCCGGTCCCGCCGGCAGACCGCGCAGCCTGTGGTCCGACGCCTGGCACGATCTGCGCCGCAACCCCGTGTTCGTCATCGCGGCGCTCGTCATCCTCTTCCTGGTCGTCATCTCGATCTGGCCGCAACTGATCGCCTCCGGCAACCCCCTCGACTGCGACCTGGCCAAGGCCCAGCAGGGCTCCCAGCCCGGCCATCCCTTCGGCTTCGACGGCCAGGGCTGCGACGTCTACACCCGGACCGTCCACGGCGCCCGCACCTCGGTGACCGTCGGCGTCTGCGCCACGCTCGGGGTGGCGCTCCTCGGGTCCGTACTCGGCGGGCTGGCCGGTTTCTTCGGCCGGGCCCCGGACGCGCTGCTGTCCCGGCTGACCGACGTCTTCTTCGCCGTCCCGGTGGTCCTCGGCGGGCTGGTGCTGCTCTCCGTCGTCACCAGCAACACCGTCTGGCCGGTGATCGGGTTCATGGTGCTGCTGGGCTGGCCGCAGATCTCCCGCATCGCCCGGGGCTCGGTGATCACCGTCAAGCAGAACGACTACGTGCAGGCCGCCCGGGCCCTCGGCGCCTCGCCGGCGCGGCTGCTGCTGAAGCACGTCCTGCCGAACGCCGTGGCGCCGGTGATCGTCGTCGCCACCATCGCGCTCGGGACGTACATCTCGTTGGAGGCGACCCTGTCGTACCTCGGGGTCGGGCTGCGGCCGCCCACGGTGTCCTGGGGGATCGACATCTCCGCCGCGTCGCCGTACATCCGCAACGCCCCGCACATGCTGCTCTGGCCGGCCGGTGCGCTCGCCGTGACCGTGCTCGCGTTCATCATGCTCGGCGACGCGGTCCGCGACGCCCTCGACCCCAAGCTGCGCTGA
- a CDS encoding ABC transporter ATP-binding protein, with protein MAELSKNDEALVATSDAAVEAPVDRGEPILQVRNLVKHFPMTQGILFKKKIGAVKAVDGVSFDLHKGETLGIVGESGCGKSTVAKLLMSLETATSGEVFYKGQDITRLSGRALKAVRRNIQMVFQDPYTSLNPRMTVGDIIGEPFDIHPEVAPKGDRRRKVQELLDVVGLNPEYINRYPHQFSGGQRQRIGIARGLALNPEIIICDEPVSALDVSVQAQVINLMEKLQDDFNLSYVFIAHDLSIVRHISDRVGVMYLGRMAEIGTDTQIYDHPTHPYTQALLSAVPVPDPESREGRERIVLTGDVPSPANPPSGCSFRTRCWKAQEKCATEVPLLAVPERFVGQNTPAAHESACHFAEEKDVVHAG; from the coding sequence ATGGCTGAGCTCAGCAAGAACGACGAGGCCCTGGTCGCCACCTCGGACGCCGCCGTCGAGGCGCCGGTCGACCGCGGCGAGCCGATCCTCCAGGTGCGCAACCTGGTCAAGCACTTCCCGATGACCCAGGGCATCCTCTTCAAGAAGAAGATCGGTGCCGTAAAGGCGGTGGACGGGGTCTCCTTCGACCTCCACAAGGGCGAGACCCTCGGCATCGTAGGCGAGTCCGGTTGCGGCAAGTCGACCGTCGCCAAGCTGCTGATGTCGCTGGAGACCGCCACGTCCGGGGAGGTCTTCTACAAGGGCCAGGACATCACCCGCCTGTCCGGGCGGGCGTTGAAGGCCGTGCGCCGGAACATCCAGATGGTGTTCCAGGACCCGTACACCTCGCTCAATCCGCGCATGACGGTCGGCGACATCATCGGCGAGCCCTTCGACATCCACCCCGAGGTCGCGCCCAAGGGCGACCGGCGCCGCAAGGTGCAGGAACTGCTGGACGTCGTCGGTCTGAACCCCGAGTACATCAACCGGTACCCGCACCAGTTCTCCGGCGGCCAGCGCCAGCGCATCGGCATCGCCCGCGGCCTCGCGCTGAACCCGGAGATCATCATTTGCGACGAGCCGGTGTCGGCACTCGACGTCTCCGTGCAGGCGCAGGTGATCAACCTGATGGAGAAGCTCCAGGACGACTTCAATCTGTCCTACGTCTTCATCGCTCACGACCTGTCCATCGTCCGGCACATCTCCGACCGGGTCGGCGTGATGTACCTGGGCAGGATGGCGGAGATCGGCACGGACACCCAGATCTACGACCACCCCACGCACCCGTACACCCAGGCTCTGCTGTCGGCCGTCCCCGTGCCCGACCCGGAGTCCCGTGAGGGCCGGGAGCGCATCGTGCTCACCGGGGACGTGCCGTCGCCGGCGAACCCGCCGTCGGGCTGCAGCTTCCGGACCCGGTGCTGGAAGGCCCAGGAGAAGTGCGCCACCGAGGTTCCGCTGCTGGCGGTTCCGGAGCGCTTCGTCGGCCAGAACACCCCGGCCGCGCACGAGTCGGCGTGCCATTTCGCCGAGGAGAAGGACGTCGTCCACGCGGGATAG
- a CDS encoding ABC transporter permease: MPEKIAEKTLPGTVPAAPTAQPEPGVSGGKPRSLWTDAWLDLRSNPMFLISAALIVLLLLISAFPGLFTSASPRDGDLVNHYLQTPNWSHVFSPDWLGYDGQGRSIYARVIHGARASILVGVGVTVLVTILGTFIGMLAGYFGGWLDSVLSRITDVFFGIPFLLGALVVLTTFENRTILVVILALAFLGWTSIARVARGAVITVKQSDYVVAAKALGASTSRILLRHILPNALAPIIVVATIALGGYIAAEATLSFLGVGLAEPTVSWGVDVSAGREQLRNAPFVLIIPSVMVSITVLSFLMFGDAVRNALDPKLR, translated from the coding sequence ATGCCTGAGAAGATCGCTGAGAAGACCCTCCCCGGGACCGTTCCGGCCGCGCCCACCGCGCAGCCCGAGCCCGGTGTCTCGGGGGGGAAGCCCCGGAGCCTGTGGACCGACGCCTGGCTGGACCTCCGCAGCAACCCGATGTTCCTGATCTCGGCCGCGCTGATCGTCCTCCTGCTGCTGATCTCGGCCTTCCCCGGCCTGTTCACCAGCGCGTCGCCCCGCGACGGTGACCTGGTGAACCACTACCTCCAGACACCCAACTGGAGTCATGTCTTCTCCCCCGACTGGCTGGGCTACGACGGTCAGGGCCGCTCCATCTACGCACGCGTGATCCACGGTGCCCGGGCCTCGATCCTCGTCGGTGTCGGAGTGACCGTCCTGGTCACGATTCTGGGCACCTTCATAGGAATGCTCGCCGGCTACTTCGGCGGCTGGCTCGACAGCGTGCTGTCGCGGATCACGGACGTCTTCTTCGGCATCCCGTTCCTGCTGGGCGCTCTCGTGGTCCTCACGACGTTCGAGAACCGCACGATCCTGGTGGTCATCCTCGCCCTCGCGTTCCTGGGCTGGACGTCGATCGCCCGCGTCGCCCGTGGCGCGGTCATCACCGTGAAGCAGTCGGACTACGTCGTCGCCGCCAAGGCCCTCGGCGCCTCCACCTCGCGCATCCTGCTGCGGCACATCCTGCCGAACGCCCTGGCGCCGATCATCGTCGTCGCGACGATCGCGCTCGGCGGCTACATCGCCGCCGAGGCGACGCTGTCGTTCCTCGGTGTCGGCCTGGCCGAGCCGACGGTGTCGTGGGGCGTCGACGTCTCGGCCGGCCGGGAGCAGCTGCGCAACGCGCCGTTCGTCCTCATCATCCCGTCGGTGATGGTTTCGATCACGGTGCTCTCGTTCCTCATGTTCGGCGATGCCGTGCGCAACGCCCTCGACCCCAAGCTGCGCTGA
- a CDS encoding peptide ABC transporter substrate-binding protein has protein sequence MRGAKSAKWVAGAIVVALAATACGGSSGSEDQKPTSGQPAGYVSIDVGEPQNPLIPADTNESNGGYAIRALFSQLLSFDDKGEIVLTNAESVESPDSKTWTVKLKKGWKFHNGEEVTSESYVKAWNWYAHVENKQKNAYWFSDIKGYDDVNPGEGKAPKAETMSGLKIVDDHTFTIELKTKVPYFNYKLGYTTWAPLPKVFYDDPKAFGLKPIGNGPYELEKWDRKKLLKFKAFADYQGPNKAKNKGLLFKNYTTVEAAYKDLLSGNLDIVKAVGPTDLPKYKQDLGEGAIEAAFAGVQSLVPARYSETFKDIDPKVIQGLSMAIDRETITKTVLNNTRTPAKGFTPPQVKGFQELGDITKYDPAKAKQLIQEGGGVPGNKFTIQYNSDGGHKEWVTAACESIRKATGVDCVGDPKPDFPTDLEARDSNQVKGMYRGGWIADYPVNVNFLKELYHSKAEANSGRFSDKEIDALMAKGDNANSMEESVKAYQEVEKKLAEKMPAIPLWYYRTNAGHGKNVSGVKVDFHGEIELYAVSTK, from the coding sequence ATGCGCGGTGCCAAGAGCGCCAAGTGGGTCGCGGGTGCGATCGTCGTTGCCCTGGCGGCGACGGCTTGCGGCGGCAGCAGCGGCAGTGAAGACCAGAAGCCCACTTCGGGGCAGCCTGCGGGCTACGTCTCCATCGACGTCGGCGAGCCGCAGAACCCGCTCATTCCGGCGGACACGAACGAGTCCAACGGTGGCTACGCCATCCGCGCGCTCTTCAGCCAGCTGCTCTCGTTCGACGACAAGGGCGAGATCGTTCTGACGAACGCGGAGTCCGTGGAGTCGCCGGACTCCAAGACCTGGACCGTGAAGCTCAAGAAGGGCTGGAAGTTCCACAACGGCGAGGAGGTCACCTCCGAGTCGTACGTGAAGGCGTGGAACTGGTACGCCCACGTCGAGAACAAGCAGAAGAACGCCTACTGGTTCTCCGACATCAAGGGTTACGACGACGTCAACCCGGGCGAGGGCAAGGCGCCCAAGGCCGAGACCATGTCCGGCCTGAAGATCGTGGACGACCACACCTTCACCATCGAGCTGAAGACCAAGGTCCCGTACTTCAACTACAAGCTCGGCTACACCACCTGGGCGCCGCTCCCGAAGGTCTTCTACGACGACCCGAAGGCCTTCGGCCTGAAGCCGATCGGCAACGGCCCCTACGAGCTCGAGAAGTGGGACCGCAAGAAGCTCCTCAAGTTCAAGGCGTTCGCGGACTACCAGGGCCCGAACAAGGCGAAGAACAAGGGGCTGCTGTTCAAGAACTACACGACCGTCGAGGCGGCCTACAAGGACCTGCTGTCCGGCAACCTCGACATCGTGAAGGCCGTTGGCCCGACGGACCTGCCCAAGTACAAGCAGGACCTGGGTGAGGGCGCCATCGAGGCGGCATTCGCAGGTGTGCAGTCCCTGGTGCCCGCGCGCTACTCCGAGACGTTCAAGGACATCGACCCCAAGGTCATCCAGGGTCTCTCCATGGCGATCGACCGTGAGACGATCACCAAGACCGTCCTGAACAACACCCGCACCCCGGCCAAGGGCTTCACCCCGCCGCAGGTCAAGGGCTTCCAGGAGCTCGGCGACATCACGAAGTACGACCCGGCGAAGGCCAAGCAGCTCATCCAGGAGGGTGGCGGCGTCCCGGGCAACAAGTTCACCATCCAGTACAACAGCGACGGCGGCCACAAGGAATGGGTCACCGCCGCGTGCGAGTCGATCCGCAAGGCCACGGGCGTGGACTGCGTGGGCGACCCGAAGCCGGACTTCCCCACCGACCTCGAGGCTCGTGACAGCAACCAGGTCAAGGGCATGTACCGCGGTGGCTGGATCGCCGACTACCCGGTCAACGTGAACTTCCTCAAGGAGCTCTACCACTCCAAGGCCGAGGCCAACAGCGGTCGCTTCTCCGACAAGGAGATCGACGCGCTGATGGCGAAGGGCGACAACGCCAACTCCATGGAGGAGTCGGTCAAGGCCTACCAGGAGGTCGAGAAGAAGCTGGCGGAGAAGATGCCGGCCATTCCGCTCTGGTACTACCGCACGAACGCAGGACACGGCAAGAACGTCTCCGGTGTGAAGGTCGACTTCCACGGCGAGATCGAGCTGTACGCGGTCAGCACCAAGTAA
- a CDS encoding ABC transporter permease: protein MGRYVARRLLQMIPVFLGSTLLIFLMMYALPGDPVRALMGDQSFDPAIVAEIRKELGLDQPIWQQYLNYIGGLLQGDFGTEIVSKRPVADIITAAFPVTVRLTLFAFTFTVLVGVSLGVVAGLRPNSLQDRGLLTLTLVLISMPSFVLGFLMQYLFAFQFELVPATVPEEPAISDLLLPAVVLGSLSLAYVARLTRTSMAENLRADYMRTAVAKGLPRRRIIGVHLMRNSMIPVVTFLGTDIGNLMTGAIVTEGIFNVKGVGLAIYEALIRREGATVVGIASLIVLIYLLTSLLVDLLYAVLDPRIRYA from the coding sequence ATGGGGCGCTACGTCGCACGACGACTGCTCCAGATGATCCCGGTATTCCTCGGGTCAACCTTGCTGATCTTCCTCATGATGTACGCCCTGCCCGGTGACCCCGTCAGAGCGCTCATGGGCGACCAGAGCTTCGACCCGGCGATCGTCGCCGAGATCAGAAAGGAACTCGGACTCGACCAGCCGATCTGGCAGCAGTACCTGAACTACATCGGCGGTCTTCTCCAGGGCGACTTCGGTACGGAGATCGTCAGCAAGAGGCCGGTCGCGGACATCATCACCGCGGCGTTCCCGGTCACGGTCAGACTCACGCTGTTCGCGTTCACCTTCACGGTGCTCGTGGGCGTGTCCCTGGGCGTCGTCGCCGGCCTGCGACCCAACAGCCTTCAGGACCGCGGTCTGCTGACGCTGACCCTGGTGCTGATCTCCATGCCGTCCTTCGTGCTGGGCTTCCTGATGCAGTACCTGTTCGCCTTCCAGTTCGAGCTGGTTCCCGCCACGGTCCCGGAGGAACCGGCGATCAGCGACCTCCTCCTGCCGGCGGTCGTCCTCGGCTCCCTCTCGCTCGCGTACGTGGCGCGCCTGACCCGTACGTCGATGGCCGAGAACCTTCGGGCCGACTACATGCGTACGGCGGTGGCCAAGGGCCTGCCGCGTCGCCGGATCATCGGCGTGCACCTGATGCGCAACTCCATGATCCCCGTTGTGACCTTCCTCGGCACGGACATCGGCAACCTGATGACGGGAGCGATCGTCACCGAGGGCATCTTCAACGTGAAGGGTGTCGGTCTCGCCATCTACGAGGCCCTCATCCGCCGCGAGGGTGCCACGGTCGTGGGCATCGCCTCACTGATCGTCCTTATCTACCTCCTCACCAGCCTGCTCGTCGACCTGCTTTACGCGGTCCTGGACCCGAGGATCCGGTATGCCTGA
- a CDS encoding ABC transporter ATP-binding protein — MTLIDRPAHVPAPRGGANGDGPLLEVRDLHVEFHTRDGVAKAVNGVNYSVSAGETLAVLGESGSGKSVTAQAIMGILDMPPGRIPKGEILFHGEDMLKMSPEERRRVRGSRIAMIFQDALSSLNPVLSVGYQLGEMFRVHQGLSKRNAKAKSIELMDKVKIPGAAARVNDYPHQFSGGMRQRIMIAMALALEPDLIIADEPTTALDVTVQAQVMDLLAELQAEYNMGLILITHDLGVVADVADKIAVMYAGRIVETAPVHELYKRPAHPYTRGLLDSIPRLDQKGQELYAIKGLPPNLTRIPAGCAFSPRCPRAEDVCRTDVPALHSVTERDGAELPGRGSACHFWKETIHG, encoded by the coding sequence GTGACACTCATTGACAGGCCGGCCCATGTCCCCGCCCCCCGCGGAGGGGCGAACGGCGACGGCCCGCTGCTCGAAGTACGCGACCTGCACGTGGAGTTCCACACCCGGGACGGCGTCGCAAAGGCCGTGAACGGTGTGAACTACTCGGTCAGCGCGGGTGAGACCCTGGCCGTGCTGGGCGAGTCCGGTTCCGGCAAGTCCGTGACCGCCCAGGCGATCATGGGCATCCTCGACATGCCGCCGGGGCGGATCCCCAAGGGGGAGATCCTCTTCCACGGTGAGGACATGCTGAAGATGTCGCCCGAGGAGCGACGTCGGGTGCGGGGCAGCAGGATCGCGATGATCTTCCAGGACGCGCTCTCCTCCCTCAACCCCGTGCTCTCGGTCGGCTACCAGCTCGGCGAGATGTTCCGTGTCCATCAGGGGCTGTCGAAGAGGAACGCCAAGGCCAAGTCCATCGAGTTGATGGACAAGGTCAAGATCCCCGGCGCCGCCGCACGGGTCAACGACTACCCGCACCAGTTCTCCGGCGGAATGCGGCAGCGCATCATGATCGCCATGGCGCTGGCCCTGGAACCGGATCTGATCATCGCCGACGAGCCCACCACGGCTCTCGACGTGACCGTTCAGGCCCAGGTCATGGATCTCCTCGCCGAGCTCCAGGCCGAATACAACATGGGTCTGATCCTGATCACCCACGACCTCGGCGTGGTCGCCGACGTCGCCGACAAGATCGCCGTCATGTACGCGGGGCGGATCGTGGAGACGGCCCCGGTCCACGAGCTGTACAAGCGCCCCGCGCACCCGTACACCCGTGGTCTGCTGGACTCCATTCCCCGTCTCGACCAGAAGGGTCAGGAGCTGTACGCGATCAAGGGCCTTCCGCCCAACCTGACGCGTATCCCCGCCGGTTGCGCGTTCAGTCCGCGGTGCCCCAGGGCCGAGGACGTGTGCCGCACGGATGTTCCCGCGCTGCATTCGGTGACCGAGCGCGACGGCGCCGAGCTGCCCGGCCGCGGCAGCGCGTGCCACTTCTGGAAGGAGACGATCCATGGCTGA